In Dyadobacter sp. NIV53, a single window of DNA contains:
- a CDS encoding glycosyl hydrolase 2 galactose-binding domain-containing protein codes for MNSGWKCSPVLKIKADGSAISNPAYSLADWIPAVVPGTVLTTMLENKQIPDPFYGMNNEKIPDIFNTGRDYYTYWFVKDFTENVKPGEQAWLHFRGVNYSFDVYLNGKKLNSKRHSGMFLRQSFNITAALQKNGRNRLAVIVFPPDAVGNPNGGQGGDGAIAKNVAHQYVAGWDWIQPVRDRNTGIWDKVLIEKTGKINIKNPHIVTLVPGQRKPDGPQKPATIQVSAELENPTDLPLKGILQYVLDGRKISKAVTIPAHKTTEISLPDLQLENPKLWWPHGYGSQQLYPLKMQFIANGVVSDEENINVGIREIQADWNTVTKSKQISVNGQRVFIKGGNWIISDAMLRFSDVRYDAEIRFHRDMNLNLLRIWGGALTERPEFYDACDKYGILVMQDFWGSGDCNGRWLDPMKLDDQWTRRNYPDDHNLFLESAADQIKMIRNYPSLAIWCGGNEITLPQDIMLPLRDSILTKLDGTRWFVDYSNSDDMSFNSIGGNGDGPYGIQPLKRFFNYKTWPFNSEIGSVGVGDLESLERFIPKENLIAPVYSVKSGKEKVDSVWNYHKYIGYLDHVDAYGKPKDLQDFGKKAQLVNYDQYRSMMEGFSAHMWDWYTGVIIWKTQNPWTALRGQMYDYYLDPNACLYGLHNGSAPLHIMYNHADSTVMVTNNTFKHQYDMMMVVNAIDMNGKATNLGQAFVEMGPSTTRTIFPINNEIRKLAQKEGTFLSLRLLNLNKEIISDNLYWLADSEGNYSGLNQMSKAEIDVQASVLGKGKIEVTLMNPAKNPVAFFNRLSLVDPQTKKRILPVFYDDNYVSVLPGEKKTVILDYTASGELPMVSLDGWNVKEQFIQVK; via the coding sequence TTGAACTCAGGTTGGAAATGCAGTCCGGTTTTAAAAATAAAAGCGGATGGTTCAGCCATTTCTAATCCGGCATATTCATTAGCAGACTGGATTCCGGCAGTAGTTCCGGGCACTGTCCTCACTACAATGCTGGAAAACAAACAAATACCCGATCCCTTTTACGGGATGAATAATGAGAAGATACCAGACATATTTAATACCGGACGCGATTATTATACTTATTGGTTTGTAAAGGATTTTACAGAAAATGTAAAGCCCGGCGAACAGGCATGGCTGCATTTCCGCGGAGTAAATTACAGTTTTGATGTATATCTGAATGGAAAAAAATTAAACAGTAAAAGGCATAGCGGTATGTTCCTGCGCCAGTCTTTTAATATCACTGCTGCGCTGCAAAAAAATGGCCGGAACCGTCTGGCAGTAATAGTTTTTCCGCCTGATGCGGTCGGAAATCCTAATGGCGGACAGGGCGGCGATGGTGCCATTGCAAAAAATGTGGCTCATCAGTACGTAGCCGGCTGGGATTGGATCCAGCCTGTGCGCGACCGTAATACTGGAATTTGGGATAAAGTCCTGATTGAAAAAACGGGGAAAATAAACATTAAAAATCCACACATTGTTACCTTGGTTCCCGGTCAGCGAAAACCTGACGGACCACAGAAACCAGCAACAATACAAGTTTCAGCAGAACTTGAAAATCCTACTGACTTACCCTTAAAAGGAATTTTACAATATGTGCTGGATGGCCGCAAAATTTCGAAAGCAGTAACCATTCCCGCCCATAAAACTACGGAAATCAGTTTGCCCGATCTTCAGCTTGAAAATCCAAAATTGTGGTGGCCGCACGGTTACGGTTCACAACAGCTTTATCCGTTAAAAATGCAGTTTATTGCAAACGGCGTAGTCTCTGATGAAGAAAATATAAACGTCGGGATCCGCGAAATCCAGGCCGACTGGAATACTGTTACCAAAAGCAAGCAAATTTCCGTTAATGGCCAGCGGGTTTTTATCAAAGGCGGGAACTGGATCATTTCCGATGCGATGCTGCGTTTCTCCGACGTCCGTTATGATGCAGAAATACGTTTCCACCGCGATATGAACCTCAATTTGTTGCGCATCTGGGGTGGCGCTTTAACTGAGCGCCCTGAATTTTATGACGCCTGCGACAAATATGGCATTCTGGTAATGCAGGATTTCTGGGGCTCGGGCGATTGCAACGGCCGCTGGCTTGATCCTATGAAACTGGATGATCAATGGACACGGCGCAACTATCCGGATGACCATAACCTGTTTCTGGAATCGGCAGCAGACCAGATCAAAATGATCCGTAATTATCCTTCTCTGGCAATCTGGTGCGGAGGAAATGAAATTACCTTACCGCAGGATATTATGCTCCCCCTTCGTGATTCCATCCTTACCAAACTTGATGGCACACGCTGGTTCGTGGATTATTCCAATTCCGACGATATGTCTTTTAATTCAATCGGAGGCAATGGGGACGGCCCATATGGTATTCAGCCGTTGAAACGCTTTTTCAACTACAAAACCTGGCCTTTTAACTCAGAAATTGGTTCGGTTGGTGTTGGCGATCTGGAATCCCTGGAGAGATTTATTCCCAAAGAAAACCTTATTGCCCCGGTTTATTCTGTAAAAAGTGGTAAAGAAAAGGTGGATTCAGTCTGGAATTACCACAAATACATTGGCTATCTGGATCATGTGGATGCTTACGGAAAACCCAAAGATTTACAGGATTTCGGCAAAAAAGCACAGCTTGTTAATTATGATCAGTACCGCTCCATGATGGAAGGTTTCAGCGCGCACATGTGGGATTGGTATACCGGTGTAATTATCTGGAAAACGCAAAATCCATGGACGGCTTTGCGCGGGCAAATGTATGATTATTACCTTGACCCGAATGCCTGTCTGTATGGCCTGCACAACGGCAGCGCGCCCTTGCATATTATGTACAACCATGCCGACAGTACCGTGATGGTGACAAACAATACTTTCAAACATCAGTATGATATGATGATGGTTGTCAATGCGATTGATATGAATGGGAAAGCGACAAATCTTGGACAGGCATTTGTAGAGATGGGGCCATCCACTACGCGTACCATATTTCCTATCAATAATGAGATCAGGAAATTAGCTCAAAAAGAAGGCACTTTTCTTTCACTGCGACTGCTGAACCTGAATAAAGAAATCATCAGCGACAACCTCTATTGGCTGGCAGATTCTGAGGGAAATTACAGCGGATTAAATCAAATGTCAAAAGCGGAAATTGACGTTCAGGCGAGCGTTTTGGGGAAAGGAAAAATTGAAGTTACACTCATGAATCCAGCTAAAAATCCGGTCGCCTTTTTCAACAGATTGTCGCTTGTGGATCCCCAAACGAAAAAGCGGATCCTGCCTGTTTTCTATGATGATAATTATGTATCTGTTTTACCGGGTGAAAAGAAAACTGTGATTTTGGATTACACCGCATCCGGCGAATTGCCAATGGTATCACTTGATGGCTGGAACGTAAAAGAGCAGTTTATTCAGGTAAAATAA
- a CDS encoding efflux RND transporter periplasmic adaptor subunit — protein MKNIAITFFIIFIIFSCNKKTEEKQEIVEHAPHEESGNSVEITQSQYKIAGIETGPISIRNLSDVVVANGIIDIPPQNLVSISAPMGGFIRKTELLQGMKVKKGQVLAIIENPDFIQIQQDYLETESKLEYAELEYERQNKLSQENVSAKKVQQQANSEVRIQKARLAGLKERLKTAGINLNTLANGTIVNHTTITSPINGSVTTVNVNIGKYVNPTDVMFEIVDTHHLHVELSVFEQDIPKIKLGQLIRFTVTNNPGKENLAEVYLINQKINEDRTVRVHCHLTKDDPGLLPQNFVKAIIETGANPVTALPDEAIVDFEGKPYIFLQNISDVNKDPANLFFEMKEVILGVSENGFSQVKFSDQFDGSKAKIVIKGAYTLLSKLKNSEDEDEH, from the coding sequence ATGAAAAATATAGCCATCACTTTTTTTATCATTTTTATCATTTTTTCGTGCAATAAAAAAACGGAAGAAAAACAGGAAATCGTAGAACATGCTCCTCACGAAGAGTCTGGTAACAGCGTCGAAATTACGCAGTCTCAGTATAAAATTGCCGGAATTGAAACCGGACCAATCAGTATCCGAAATCTCAGTGACGTGGTTGTTGCCAATGGAATTATCGACATTCCTCCTCAAAACCTGGTGAGTATTTCAGCCCCGATGGGTGGATTTATTAGAAAAACAGAGCTTTTGCAAGGGATGAAAGTAAAAAAAGGGCAGGTTCTGGCTATCATCGAAAACCCTGATTTTATACAAATTCAGCAGGATTATTTGGAAACTGAAAGTAAACTGGAATATGCCGAGCTCGAATATGAACGCCAGAACAAGCTAAGCCAGGAAAATGTGAGCGCTAAAAAAGTGCAGCAACAGGCCAATTCAGAAGTAAGGATTCAAAAAGCGCGTTTAGCCGGATTAAAGGAAAGGCTTAAAACAGCAGGCATTAATTTGAATACACTGGCAAATGGTACGATTGTCAACCATACTACCATCACTTCCCCTATCAATGGGTCAGTTACGACCGTAAATGTAAATATTGGCAAATATGTAAATCCGACTGACGTAATGTTTGAAATTGTTGACACGCACCATTTACACGTAGAACTTTCTGTTTTTGAACAGGATATTCCCAAAATTAAACTGGGGCAACTTATACGCTTTACAGTTACCAATAATCCCGGCAAGGAAAATCTGGCGGAAGTTTATCTGATCAATCAAAAAATAAATGAAGATAGGACTGTACGGGTGCATTGCCATTTGACCAAAGATGATCCTGGATTGTTACCACAGAATTTTGTAAAAGCAATTATAGAAACCGGTGCTAATCCGGTAACTGCTTTGCCAGATGAAGCCATCGTCGACTTTGAAGGTAAACCTTACATTTTTTTACAAAATATCAGTGATGTTAATAAAGACCCTGCAAATCTGTTTTTTGAGATGAAAGAAGTAATTCTCGGTGTTTCAGAAAATGGTTTTTCGCAGGTGAAATTTTCGGATCAATTTGATGGCTCCAAAGCTAAAATCGTGATCAAAGGTGCTTATACACTATTATCAAAACTAAAAAATTCAGAGGATGAAGATGAGCATTGA
- a CDS encoding DUF6660 family protein, giving the protein MRLIFYLLSFYTISLSCIPCQDEIVMPSHDSYSAIANIKTNQNAEQQVVDLCSPFCICACCAGVTLQYATASLPALSYSLFPDEKSFRYIPHSGSGNTMMIWQPPRV; this is encoded by the coding sequence ATGAGGCTCATTTTCTATTTACTGTCATTCTACACGATTTCTCTATCCTGCATTCCATGCCAGGACGAAATTGTAATGCCGTCTCATGATTCTTATTCAGCAATTGCAAATATCAAAACCAACCAAAACGCAGAGCAGCAGGTTGTTGATTTATGCTCACCATTTTGTATTTGTGCTTGTTGTGCGGGAGTTACGTTACAGTATGCAACAGCTTCGTTGCCTGCCCTTTCATATTCTCTTTTTCCTGACGAAAAATCTTTCAGGTACATTCCTCATTCCGGCTCCGGAAATACAATGATGATCTGGCAACCACCCAGGGTTTAA
- a CDS encoding HD domain-containing protein has product MVLEEKQWELFDFVKERHENQKRKYTGEPYYTHLLRVAEIVSQHSNDEMEIEIALCHDLLENTQCTKQELALKLIDIGYSLFPRSKVLKGVYDLTDHYTSGAYSMYDRKKRKELEAERMCDMQPFSQTVKYAEIIDNAKSIIEHDPEFAPVYLQEVLAYIDDIDEGDPQLYSKCRKVVKSAMEELLLA; this is encoded by the coding sequence ATGGTACTTGAAGAGAAGCAATGGGAGTTATTTGATTTTGTCAAAGAAAGGCATGAAAATCAAAAAAGAAAGTACACGGGCGAACCCTATTATACACACCTTCTGCGTGTTGCAGAAATTGTAAGTCAACATTCCAACGATGAGATGGAGATAGAAATAGCTTTGTGTCATGACCTTCTTGAAAATACCCAATGTACCAAACAAGAACTCGCTTTGAAACTGATCGATATCGGATATAGCCTGTTTCCGAGAAGTAAAGTTTTAAAAGGAGTGTATGACCTGACAGACCATTACACTTCCGGTGCTTACTCCATGTACGACAGAAAAAAACGCAAGGAACTGGAAGCTGAAAGAATGTGCGATATGCAGCCGTTTTCGCAGACAGTAAAATATGCTGAGATCATTGATAATGCAAAATCTATTATTGAGCACGATCCTGAATTTGCCCCGGTTTATCTTCAGGAGGTTTTAGCTTATATTGATGATATTGACGAAGGCGATCCGCAATTATATAGCAAATGCCGTAAAGTTGTAAAAAGCGCAATGGAAGAACTATTGCTTGCCTGA
- a CDS encoding FecR family protein, translating to MSISPNPGLIDLLSDAGFRQWVKTGDYKKADNYWSDWRVKNADKDEIVRQAIHILLASHIDENITDADIDEIVEGTWERIHSQQKRVKRLSPQWWWAAASIGVVLAGIWLARNPETLNQEKAAIKIVARQDLEDFITQTNSDKKPMLIMLSDSSSVVLLPGSVLRYPAVFMADTREVQLTGEAFFEISKNPARPFFVHTLSITTKVVGTSFNVRAYENEPDVNVTVKTGKVSVYTNDEDWLSVQENAVLVLPDQHIIYDKVANKMYQPVIQSDDAQLALSKASFEFIDMPVTAILDSIAGMYDLQMDYTQADLSKCILTTSLTDVPLQGKLKIICTALGPAAHYSITESGIIITGRGCD from the coding sequence ATGTCTATTTCTCCAAATCCGGGTTTAATTGATTTGTTATCTGATGCTGGTTTCAGGCAGTGGGTAAAAACCGGTGATTATAAAAAAGCAGATAATTACTGGTCTGATTGGCGCGTGAAAAATGCAGATAAGGACGAAATTGTAAGACAGGCAATTCATATTTTACTGGCATCCCATATAGATGAAAATATTACGGATGCAGATATCGATGAAATTGTGGAAGGGACTTGGGAGCGTATTCATTCTCAGCAAAAAAGAGTAAAACGATTATCGCCACAGTGGTGGTGGGCAGCCGCTTCCATTGGAGTTGTGCTGGCGGGAATCTGGCTGGCGCGTAATCCTGAAACTTTAAATCAGGAAAAGGCAGCAATAAAAATAGTTGCCCGTCAAGATTTGGAGGATTTTATAACACAAACCAATTCAGATAAAAAACCAATGCTGATTATGCTGTCCGACAGCAGTTCGGTTGTTTTGCTACCAGGAAGTGTGTTACGATATCCTGCTGTATTCATGGCTGATACCCGTGAAGTTCAGCTTACCGGGGAAGCTTTTTTTGAAATAAGTAAAAATCCCGCCCGGCCATTTTTTGTGCATACTCTGTCGATCACAACCAAAGTTGTAGGAACCAGCTTCAATGTGCGTGCTTACGAAAATGAGCCGGATGTAAATGTGACCGTAAAAACGGGTAAAGTTTCGGTTTATACCAATGATGAGGACTGGCTTTCGGTTCAGGAGAATGCAGTTCTGGTTCTTCCCGATCAGCATATTATTTATGACAAAGTAGCCAATAAAATGTACCAGCCGGTAATTCAGTCTGATGATGCGCAACTGGCGCTTAGTAAAGCTTCTTTTGAATTTATTGATATGCCGGTAACCGCAATTCTTGATTCCATTGCCGGTATGTATGATTTACAAATGGATTACACCCAGGCTGATCTCAGCAAATGTATCCTTACTACTTCCCTGACAGATGTACCGTTGCAGGGGAAATTGAAAATTATCTGTACTGCCCTGGGACCAGCCGCACATTACAGCATAACCGAATCCGGAATTATAATTACCGGCCGGGGATGCGATTGA
- a CDS encoding TonB-dependent receptor, whose protein sequence is MKKRVNVKRWLCVSMRMSMIQLLLVLVFTGGSWGRNINGQDLMDRRVSLKVSRSELRNVLNLISKEANVRFTYNSKTIQADRKVDVNVKNERLEEVLNQILKPLHIEQDVVDGQIILRNAAPVGLMNNEPVQNSASVTEAADRTITGKVSDAKGGVLPGVSIVVKGSQRGTTTNENGAFSISIPTDDVTLIFSFVGYTSQEIVVGAQSVINLTLAPDTKSLNEVIVVGYGTQKRRDVLSAVSSVSEKDFKAQPVTRVDQVLQGRVPGVQVTNSGGAPGGDVRIRIRGSNSLSGDNEPLYVVDGFVGADFTTINPDDISSVEVLKDASATSIYGSRGANGVIIISTKSGKSGAMQVSFGVNAYSSKLIKKYNTLNAADFAETVNQRGLALAPAGSTYIPRFSESEIQGFRQNGGTDWQDEIFRTAPGKEYKIGISGGNEKTNYLISGNYLTQDGIIDNSDFKRYSIRTNIASQLSSKFSFRMNFTGTRKENHNTSGTSQRSGALAQALAWAPTTPVYDANGNYILYDPTSSIFSNPVALAKENEYRFENTNINILTGLRYEILSGLSLDVQVGLNYGNLQSKAFQGIPASRSWATAGRSSSENITLQNTNTLNYKKTFNDLHRVDITAVFETQKFIGTGFNANVTNLTYPAQSYNNLALSASSTVGSGYGGWSILSTLGRFNYSFKDRYLVSATVRRDGSSKFQGDNKYSVFPSIAVGWKASEESFIKDLNVFSNLKIRGSWGLTGNQGIGSYGTLSSYVTNLDDAGAVFNGAGAIVPGIMLGNPGNVDLKWETTEQINAGADLEFLDGRVTLTADYFVKNTRDLLMLRSLPGYIGGYSIQSNIGQIQNKGWEFALGVTPVRTSDFSWNTSVNLALLKNKVVSLGGDRDTIPLGENVLIPGHSMNSFWGYKFLGTFKANEADQAAVFGLKPGDAHYQDVDGNGIINEKDYQIMGNGTPKMSVGWNNTFAYKNLSLNVFFQGMLGFDKLNYTYANGMLGSTDAKEIIFQDIKKRYIPGVNESSEIPAFSSAASNMYVQTSRFIERGDFLRLKNVSLSYTIPKSILKNIASVRLFLSATNLLTITKYKGIDPESNSNNVSGLTWDNFGTDVQQGIDYGSYPNSKTYTAGLNLTF, encoded by the coding sequence ATGAAAAAACGTGTAAACGTTAAGCGATGGTTGTGTGTCAGTATGCGGATGTCGATGATCCAGCTGCTATTGGTGCTTGTTTTTACCGGCGGTTCTTGGGGACGAAATATTAATGGACAGGATTTAATGGACAGGAGAGTTAGCCTGAAAGTATCCCGGTCAGAATTACGCAATGTTTTAAACCTGATCAGTAAAGAAGCAAATGTTCGGTTTACCTATAATTCCAAGACCATACAGGCAGACCGGAAAGTGGACGTAAATGTAAAAAACGAACGTCTTGAAGAAGTTTTGAATCAAATCCTGAAACCGCTTCACATTGAACAGGACGTAGTGGATGGACAAATTATACTTCGTAATGCGGCACCAGTGGGTTTGATGAATAACGAGCCGGTACAAAATTCCGCTTCCGTTACAGAAGCTGCCGACAGAACTATAACTGGAAAAGTTTCGGATGCAAAAGGAGGTGTACTTCCGGGGGTAAGTATTGTGGTAAAAGGTTCACAGCGCGGTACAACTACCAATGAAAATGGTGCTTTCAGTATCAGTATCCCGACGGATGATGTAACCCTGATCTTTTCTTTTGTTGGTTATACCTCACAGGAAATCGTTGTAGGTGCACAATCTGTCATTAATCTTACATTAGCGCCTGATACCAAATCACTGAACGAGGTAATAGTTGTAGGTTATGGAACACAAAAACGCAGGGATGTACTGAGTGCGGTATCTTCAGTTAGCGAAAAAGATTTTAAAGCGCAACCGGTAACCCGGGTTGATCAGGTTTTACAGGGCAGGGTTCCCGGTGTACAGGTAACCAATTCCGGCGGTGCACCCGGTGGCGATGTGCGGATAAGGATCAGAGGGTCCAACTCTTTGAGCGGGGATAATGAGCCATTGTATGTAGTGGATGGTTTTGTAGGTGCTGATTTTACAACCATTAACCCGGACGATATTTCTTCGGTTGAAGTATTAAAAGATGCCTCGGCTACTTCCATTTATGGGAGCAGAGGAGCGAACGGTGTTATTATTATTTCGACAAAATCAGGCAAAAGCGGTGCTATGCAGGTTAGTTTTGGGGTAAATGCTTACAGTTCCAAACTCATCAAAAAATACAATACGCTTAACGCTGCCGATTTTGCAGAGACAGTCAACCAGCGAGGCCTGGCACTGGCACCAGCCGGCAGTACCTATATTCCACGATTTTCTGAATCGGAAATACAGGGATTCAGACAAAACGGAGGGACCGACTGGCAGGATGAGATATTCAGGACAGCTCCCGGAAAAGAATATAAGATCGGGATTTCTGGTGGTAACGAAAAGACCAATTATCTTATTTCCGGTAATTATCTGACCCAGGACGGTATCATTGACAATTCTGATTTTAAACGTTATTCTATCCGTACCAATATTGCTTCCCAGCTTTCAAGCAAGTTTTCTTTTCGCATGAATTTTACCGGAACCAGAAAGGAAAACCACAATACCAGCGGAACTTCCCAGCGAAGCGGTGCACTGGCGCAGGCACTCGCATGGGCCCCGACTACTCCCGTATACGATGCAAATGGAAACTATATCTTGTATGATCCAACAAGTTCTATTTTTTCCAATCCGGTAGCTTTGGCCAAAGAGAATGAATACCGTTTTGAGAATACCAATATCAATATCCTGACAGGCTTGCGGTATGAAATACTTTCGGGATTATCACTGGATGTTCAGGTAGGTTTAAATTACGGGAATCTTCAAAGTAAAGCGTTTCAGGGTATTCCGGCATCCAGATCCTGGGCAACGGCCGGCCGTTCGTCGAGCGAAAATATTACTTTGCAAAATACCAATACACTGAACTACAAAAAGACATTCAATGACTTGCACCGTGTTGACATTACGGCTGTTTTTGAAACACAAAAATTTATTGGAACCGGCTTCAATGCCAATGTAACCAACCTGACCTATCCGGCCCAGTCTTATAATAACCTGGCACTTTCGGCTTCCAGTACTGTTGGTTCGGGTTATGGCGGATGGAGCATTTTATCTACGCTGGGAAGGTTCAATTATTCATTCAAAGACCGTTACCTGGTGTCGGCAACGGTGCGGAGAGATGGTTCTTCCAAATTCCAGGGAGACAACAAATACAGTGTTTTTCCTTCCATAGCAGTTGGTTGGAAAGCTTCTGAGGAATCTTTTATCAAGGATTTAAACGTTTTCAGTAATCTTAAAATAAGAGGAAGCTGGGGACTTACCGGAAATCAGGGAATTGGCTCTTATGGAACTTTATCTTCCTATGTAACCAATCTGGACGATGCAGGTGCAGTTTTCAACGGTGCAGGTGCAATTGTACCTGGAATTATGCTGGGAAATCCTGGGAATGTTGACCTGAAATGGGAAACGACGGAACAGATCAACGCAGGAGCGGACCTTGAATTTTTAGATGGCAGAGTTACTTTAACAGCGGATTATTTTGTAAAAAATACACGCGATTTGTTGATGCTGAGATCATTGCCTGGTTATATCGGCGGATACAGTATACAGTCAAACATTGGCCAGATCCAGAATAAAGGATGGGAGTTTGCATTAGGTGTAACGCCGGTTCGGACCAGTGATTTTTCATGGAATACTTCTGTAAATCTGGCTTTGCTTAAAAACAAAGTGGTAAGTCTGGGTGGTGACAGGGATACTATTCCATTGGGTGAAAATGTACTGATTCCGGGTCATTCCATGAATTCGTTCTGGGGTTATAAATTTTTAGGGACATTCAAAGCAAATGAGGCTGATCAGGCAGCAGTTTTTGGCCTGAAACCGGGCGATGCGCACTATCAGGATGTGGACGGAAACGGTATAATTAACGAAAAAGATTACCAGATCATGGGAAATGGTACACCTAAAATGTCGGTTGGCTGGAACAATACATTTGCCTACAAAAACCTCTCGCTGAATGTTTTCTTCCAGGGTATGCTTGGTTTTGATAAACTGAATTACACGTATGCAAACGGGATGCTCGGAAGTACGGACGCTAAGGAAATTATTTTTCAGGATATCAAGAAAAGGTACATTCCCGGTGTGAATGAATCATCCGAGATTCCGGCGTTCAGCAGCGCAGCGAGTAACATGTATGTGCAAACATCCCGATTTATTGAACGGGGTGATTTTCTGCGACTTAAAAACGTGAGTTTGTCTTATACCATTCCCAAATCTATCCTGAAAAATATTGCCAGTGTCAGGTTGTTTTTGAGTGCCACAAATTTGCTGACAATCACAAAATACAAAGGAATTGATCCTGAATCCAACTCAAATAATGTAAGCGGTTTGACCTGGGACAACTTTGGTACCGACGTGCAGCAGGGGATTGATTACGGTTCCTATCCCAATTCAAAAACTTACACAGCTGGTCTTAATCTTACTTTTTAG
- a CDS encoding RagB/SusD family nutrient uptake outer membrane protein, translating to MKKILIYILLASLTACSDFLEEDPKGAIIGTNAISSVEGLEAALTGTYKGLLRTWSRGFLTSSMQGFVMGGDDLTTLVAGNKSDFRQQDQFVVTSGNSHIAMIWNGCYKTIQGANNIINNYQNTTGDKARIDQIVGEAYFLRGLSYYWLVRGFGKVPVILSADFSTDLLTIGKSPETEVYALIEADLQKAEELVANVKRDQGRPNKGSVKALLADVYLTEGGWPIKDPTKYALAAAKAKEVIDNKATYGFELIDDLSKLWSQGGASAIGTSEEVLSFQTSDQYGGSANAFWGDAARPGDEGGWDDYFSEINFFNNFPEGKRKDATFYTVFTKSDGSKVNWQNSLSKHPYYKKFRLTVPNYISSMPVHIIRYAHVLLIYAEAQARSGSTPNTEAYAALNAVRERAGLKALTGLTNEGFTKAVVDERSWEFAGEFTRWFDLVRLELVESANASKNVDDLKPLAAIGKDKYLFPVPLTDANINPNLGQ from the coding sequence ATGAAAAAGATACTCATATATATACTGCTTGCCAGCCTGACTGCATGCAGCGATTTCCTTGAAGAAGATCCTAAAGGCGCCATTATTGGTACCAATGCCATTAGTAGTGTGGAAGGATTGGAAGCGGCATTAACCGGAACTTACAAAGGTTTGCTGAGAACCTGGTCAAGAGGTTTTCTGACTTCTTCCATGCAGGGGTTTGTAATGGGCGGCGACGATCTGACAACGCTTGTTGCAGGAAATAAATCAGATTTTCGCCAGCAGGACCAGTTTGTGGTAACATCGGGAAATTCTCATATCGCCATGATCTGGAACGGTTGCTATAAAACCATTCAGGGAGCCAATAACATTATCAACAACTATCAGAATACGACAGGTGATAAAGCCAGAATTGACCAGATTGTGGGCGAAGCATACTTTTTGAGAGGGTTGTCCTATTACTGGCTGGTGCGTGGATTTGGTAAAGTGCCTGTTATTTTATCTGCTGATTTCTCAACTGACTTGCTTACCATTGGCAAAAGTCCTGAAACAGAAGTTTATGCACTGATTGAAGCTGATTTGCAAAAAGCAGAAGAATTGGTAGCCAATGTAAAGCGTGATCAGGGTCGGCCAAATAAGGGTTCGGTTAAAGCACTTTTGGCAGATGTATACCTTACAGAAGGAGGATGGCCAATAAAAGACCCGACAAAATATGCACTGGCCGCTGCCAAAGCAAAAGAGGTAATTGATAACAAAGCAACATACGGTTTTGAACTGATTGATGATCTGAGCAAACTTTGGTCGCAGGGTGGTGCTTCCGCCATCGGTACATCGGAGGAGGTACTGTCGTTCCAGACCTCGGATCAGTATGGAGGTTCTGCCAATGCATTTTGGGGTGATGCAGCCAGGCCGGGAGATGAAGGTGGCTGGGATGATTACTTTTCCGAAATCAATTTTTTTAACAATTTTCCCGAAGGAAAAAGAAAAGATGCTACGTTTTATACAGTATTTACAAAGAGCGATGGTAGTAAAGTAAACTGGCAAAACAGCCTTTCCAAACATCCATACTACAAGAAATTCCGGCTGACTGTTCCTAACTATATATCTTCCATGCCGGTTCACATTATTCGTTATGCACACGTTTTGCTGATTTATGCAGAAGCGCAGGCAAGATCTGGCAGTACCCCTAATACGGAGGCCTACGCAGCACTGAACGCAGTTCGGGAAAGAGCGGGATTGAAGGCACTGACTGGTTTGACAAACGAAGGTTTTACAAAAGCAGTGGTAGATGAAAGATCCTGGGAATTTGCAGGTGAATTTACCCGGTGGTTTGACCTGGTTAGACTGGAATTGGTAGAAAGCGCCAATGCCAGTAAAAACGTGGACGACCTGAAACCGCTTGCTGCTATCGGCAAAGACAAATACCTTTTTCCTGTTCCCTTAACCGACGCAAATATTAACCCTAACCTTGGACAATAA